The following are encoded in a window of Ricinus communis isolate WT05 ecotype wild-type chromosome 4, ASM1957865v1, whole genome shotgun sequence genomic DNA:
- the LOC8263420 gene encoding uncharacterized protein LOC8263420, which translates to MAGTFLRLLVLFLGISNLICLNAIPITRIGRLTHGPQVLTVSETTHMVAKDKNLEEHENLEERIAAELNDYPGSGANHRHTPWPPQLRCADC; encoded by the exons ATGGCAGGCACTTTCCTACGCTTACTAGTACTTTTCTTGGGGATTTCTAACCTTATTTGCTTGAATGCTATCCCGATTACAA GAATTGGAAGACTAACTCATGGACCTCAAGTTCTTACAGTTTCAGAGACTACTCACATG GTAGCTAAGGATAAAAATTTGGAGGAACATGAGAATCTTGAAGAAAGGATAGCTGCAGAGCTAAATGATTACCCTGGATCCGGTGCGAATCACCGCCATACTCCATGGCCACCGCAGCTGAGATGTGCTGATTgctaa
- the LOC8263421 gene encoding GDSL esterase/lipase At1g74460, protein MKLLVLLLLFVLTFVGLAIDGCQCKIVQFIFGDSLSDVGNNRYLSRSLAQASLPWYGIDFGNGLPNGRFTNGRTVADIIGDNTGLPRPPAFLDPSLTEDVILENGVNYASGGGGILNETGGYFIQRFSLNKQIELFQGTQQLIINRIGQEEAKKFFQKARYVVALGSNDFINNYLMPVYSDSWKYNDQTFIDYLMETLDRQLRTLHSLGARELMVFGLGPMGCIPLQRILSTSGGCQERTNKLAISFNQASSKLLDNLTTKLANASFKFGDAYDVVNDVISNPTQYGFNNSDSPCCSFGRIRPALTCIPASTLCKDRSKYVFWDEYHPSDSANALIANELIKKFGFLRVNDTNAPSSAPADAPSSD, encoded by the exons ATGAAGCTCCTTGTTTTGCTGCTGCTATTTGTTTTGACCTTTGTAGGACTTGCAATTGATGGGTGCCAGTGCAAGATTGTGCAGTTTATTTTTGGGGATTCACTTTCAGATGTTGGTAACAACAGGTACTTGTCTAGGAGTCTTGCTCAAGCTAGTCTGCCCTGGTACGGTATAGATTTTGGCAATGGACTGCCTAATGGCAGGTTTACTAATGGACGTACAGTTGCTGATATTATAG GTGACAATACTGGTCTGCCAAGGCCGCCCGCTTTTCTCGACCCATCTTTAACAGAAGACGTAATCTTGGAGAATGGAGTAAATTATGCTTCTGGAGGCGGAGGGATTCTGAATGAAACTGGTGGCTATTTT ATTCAGAGGTTTTCTCTCAACAAGCAAATTGAGCTATTTCAAGGAACCCAACAGCTCATTATTAACAGAATTGGCCAAGAAGAAGCAAAGAAGTTCTTCCAAAAGGCTAGATATGTTGTTGCTCTAGGGAGTAATGACTTCATTAACAATTACTTAATGCCGGTTTACAGCGATTCATGGAAGTACAATGATCAAACTTTCATTGACTATCTAATGGAAACACTTGACAGGCAACTCAGG ACATTGCACAGCTTAGGGGCAAGGGAGCTGATGGTATTTGGGCTAGGACCAATGGGCTGCATTCCACTCCAAAGGATCCTAAGTACATCTGGGGGCTGTCAAGAAAGAACCAACAAACTAGCAATTAGCTTTAATCAAGCTTCCAGCAAgttattagataatttaaCCACCAAGCTTGCTAATGCAAGCTTCAAATTTGGAGATGCTTATGATGTTGTTAATGATGTGATTAGCAACCCAACTCAATACG GATTCAATAACTCCGACTCGCCGTGTTGCTCGTTTGGAAGAATACGACCAGCTCTGACATGTATTCCTGCATCAACATTGTGCAAGGACAGGAGCAAGTACGTGTTTTGGGATGAATACCATCCATCAGATAGCGCAAACGCGTTGATTGCCAATGAGCTCATTAAGAAATTTGGATTTTTACGTGTTAATGATACAAATGCTCCTTCCTCTGCACCAGCTGATGCCCCATCCTCAGATTGA
- the LOC8263422 gene encoding geranylgeranyl diphosphate reductase, chloroplastic: protein MSSSIVFKSFTGLRHSTTVDSSKTTTPLNRQHRRSLQVSASKTSPKLQNRNLRVAVIGGGPAGGAAAETLAKGGIETFLIERKLDNCKPCGGAIPLCMVGEFDLPLDIIDRKVTKMKMISPSNIAVDIGQTLKPHEYIGMVRREVLDSYLRERAQSNGAKVIHGLFLKLDIPKGSGNNAPYVLHYNEYDGKVGGTGQKKTLEVDAVIGADGANSRVAKSIGAGDYDYAIAFQERIKIPDDKMVYYENLAEMYVGDDVSPDFYGWVFPKCDHVAVGTGTVTHKGDIKKFQLATRNRAKDKILGGKIIRVEAHPIPEHPRPRRLLDRVALVGDAAGYVTKCSGEGIYFAAKSGRMCAEAIIEGSEYGKRMVDEIDLRKYLEKWDKTYWPTYKVLDVLQKVFYRSNPAREAFVEMCADEYVQKMTFDSYLYKRVVPGNPLDDLKLAFNTIGSLVRANALRKEMNKLSV, encoded by the exons ATGTCTTCCTCCATCGTTTTTAAGTCCTTCACCGGACTCCGCCACTCCACCACCGTTGATTCATCTAAAACTACCACCCCTCTTAACCGCCAGCACCGCCGGAGCCTCCAAGTTTCCGCCAGCAAAACCAGCCCCAAGCTCCAAAACCGCAACCTCCGTGTAGCTGTCATCGGTGGTGGCCCTGCTGGTGGTGCTGCTGCTGAAACACTCGCTAAAGGTGGCATTGAAACTTTCCTGATCGAGCGTAAGCTTGACAACTGCAAGCCATGTGGTGGAGCTATCCCACTTTGCATGGTGGGTGAGTTCGATTTACCATTAGATATTATTGACAGGAAAGtaactaaaatgaaaatgatatcTCCATCAAATATAGCTGTTGATATTGGTCAGACTCTAAAGCCTCACGAGTACATTGGTATGGTGAGAAGAGAGGTTCTTGATTCTTATTTAAGAGAGAGAGCTCAGAGTAATGGTGCTAAGGTTATTCATGGTTTGTTCTTGAAATTGGACATTCCTAAAGGCAGTGGTAATAATGCACCTTATGTTCTACATTATAACGAGTACGATGGAAAGGTTGGCGGAACTGGGCAAAAGAAGACTCTTGAGGTTGATGCTGTAATTGGAGCTGATGGTGCTAATTCTCGTGTTGCCAAGTCTATTGGCGCTGGTGATTATGACTATGCCATTGCCTTTCAG GAGAGAATCAAAATCCCAGATGATAAAATGGTGTACTATGAGAATTTAGCAGAAATGTATGTTGGTGATGATGTGTCCCCAGATTTTTACGGTTGGGTGTTCCCTAAATGTGACCACGTTGCTGTTGGAACTGGGACAGTAACTCATAAAGGGGACATCAAGAAATTCCAATTAGCTACAAGAAACAGAGCTAAGGACAAGATTCTCGGTGGTAAGATTATTCGAGTGGAAGCACATCCTATACCGGAACACCCTAGGCCTCGCAGGTTATTGGACAGAGTTGCATTAGTCGGCGATGCAGCTGGATATGTGACGAAATGCTCAGGTGAAGGCATCTATTTCGCAGCGAAAAGTGGAAGAATGTGCGCGGAGGCAATCATTGAAGGGTCGGAGTATGGGAAGAGAATGGTGGATGAGATTGATTTGAGGAAGTATCTAGAGAAATGGGACAAGACTTATTGGCCAACGTATAAAGTGTTGGATGTATTGCAAAAAGTTTTCTACAGGTCGAATCCTGCAAGAGAAGCATTCGTGGAGATGTGCGCGGACGAGTATGTGCAGAAGATGACTTTTGATAGCTATTTGTACAAGAGAGTTGTGCCTGGTAATCCTTTGGATGATTTGAAGTTAGCTTTTAATACAATTGGAAGCTTGGTGAGGGCTAATGCTCTTAGAAAGGAAATGAACAAGCTCAGTGTATGA
- the LOC8263423 gene encoding malate dehydrogenase, chloroplastic: MAATSAATFSIGSAVSFGPKASQLPQSKSLAVRFNSQNSIVSFSNLKASTSVNFESESSFFGKESTMALRGSFATKAHKSSQRSQYQLNLQASYKVAILGAAGGIGQPLALLVKMSPLVSALHLYDIANVKGVAADLSHCNTPSQVLDFTGAAELANCLKGVDIVVIPAGVPRKPGMTRDDLFNINANIVKTLVEAVADNCPDAFIHIISNPVNSTVPIAAEVLKLKGVYDPKKLFGVTTLDVVRANTFVAQKKNLKLIDVDVPVVGGHAGITILPLLSKTKPSASFTDEETQELTVRIQNAGTEVVEAKAGAGSATLSMAYAAARFVESSLRALDGDSDVYECSFVQSDLTELPFFASRVKIGKKGVEALISSDLQGLTEYEQKALEDLKPELKASIEKGIAFAQKQPVAA, encoded by the coding sequence ATGGCAGCAACATCAGCGGCAACCTTTTCAATTGGATCAGCTGTCTCCTTTGGCCCTAAAGCGAGCCAACTTCCACAGTCAAAGTCCCTTGCTGTGAGATTCAACTCCCAGAACTCAATTGTGAGCTTCAGCAATCTCAAGGCATCAACCTCTGTGAACTTCGAGTCAGAATCATCCTTCTTTGGCAAGGAAAGTACTATGGCCCTCCGAGGATCTTTTGCTACAAAAGCCCACAAATCAAGCCAAAGGTCACAGTATCAACTGAACCTCCAGGCATCTTACAAAGTGGCAATTCTTGGAGCTGCCGGAGGAATAGGCCAACCCCTAGCACTTTTAGTTAAGATGTCCCCGTTGGTTTCAGCCTTGCACCTTTATGATATAGCAAATGTCAAGGGAGTTGCTGCTGACCTCAGCCATTGCAACACGCCCTCTCAAGTTCTGGATTTTACTGGGGCTGCTGAGTTGGCCAACTGTTTGAAAGGTGTAGACATTGTGGTTATACCTGCTGGAGTTCCAAGAAAGCCCGGGATGACTCGTGATGACCTCTTCAACATCAACGCCAACATTGTAAAGACCTTGGTTGAGGCTGTTGCTGATAATTGCCCTGATGCTTTCATTCACATTATCAGCAATCCAGTCAACTCTACAGTGCCAATTGCTGCTGAAGTTTTGAAGCTGAAAGGTGTCTATGATCCAAAAAAGCTCTTTGGTGTTACTACACTTGATGTTGTGAGGGCAAACACATTTGTTGCTCAGAAGAAGAACCTCAAGCTCATTGACGTGGATGTTCCAGTTGTGGGAGGGCATGCTGGAATTACCATACTCCCCCTTCTGTCCAAGACAAAACCCTCAGCCAGTTTCACTGATGAGGAAACGCAGGAACTAACTGTGAGGATCCAGAATGCTGGGACAGAAGTTGTGGAAGCAAAAGCAGGTGCTGGGTCTGCTACCCTGTCGATGGCATATGCAGCAGCTAGATTTGTTGAGTCTTCTCTTCGTGCACTTGATGGAGATAGTGATGTCTACGAGTGCTCATTTGTTCAGTCCGATCTGACCGAGCTTCCTTTCTTTGCATCAAGGGTAAAAATCGGAAAGAAGGGGGTTGAAGCTCTCATTTCATCTGACCTCCAAGGATTGACCGAGTATGAACAGAAGGCACTCGAAGATTTGAAGCCAGAGCTGAAGGCTAGCATCGAGAAGGGTATTGCATTTGCTCAAAAGCAACCAGTGGCTGCATAG